GAAATCCATTGCTACGAAGGAAATTCTCTCGCTTATCTCTGATCCAAAATCACAAATTTTCGGAGGGATTCCAGAGTGGATTTATCCCATTTATTCCGTTCTGATGGTCACTTTGTTAACAGTGGCAACCATCCGGCTGTGCCGAAATTATACAATTCCTGTTATGGCTGCATCCCTTTATATACTGATCAGATTTATTTTTAAAACGGTCTTTTTTGCCGTGCATTATCCCACGTCTTATGTGCCAATGACCATTATTTTTATTCCATTATTTTTCTTATTATTTAGTAGGATTAATTGGATGGCAGGCTTTGCCGGAAGCTTGGTTTACTTTCTTACAGTATTTTCTATTTATAGGTCAGGAACCCTCATTACACCTCCATTGCAATTGTGGGAAGCGGTACCTGCCGTTTTCATTGGAATGCTAGTGACATGGGCCGTTCCTTTGATTTCCATTTCCCCCTTTTTGAAAAAGCAAAAGCAGATGGTGTAAACCAGCTCTAATTACCCGCCAATTGGCGGGTTTTTCTTTTTGACAAATTTGTGAATGTATTCACAAATACATCTTAAATGTGACGTACTTCACTAATTTCTTGCTCAAATGAATTTACAATCTATATATATAGAAAACCTAATGAAAATAACAATTTACGAAACATATAGGGAGCGGTTAGCATGAAAAAATTAGTAATGATAGGAAACGGAATGGCGGGCATTAGAACCATTGAGGAAATTTTAAAATTGGCACCAGAACAATTTAAAATCACCATTTTTGGTAAAGAACCATATCCAAACTATAACCGGATTAAATTATCGAATATCCTGCAAGGGGACACAAGCTTTGAAGAAATTATCATGAATCCTCTGGACTGGTATCAAGAAAATCACATTCAGCTATATACAGGAGAAGCCGTGACAACAATCGATGTAGAGGCCAAACATGTCATTAGCGACCAAGGACGTGTTGTTGAGTTTGATGAATTGATTATTGCCACTGGATCTAAATCTTTTATTCTTCCAATTCCAGGTGCGGACAAACATGGAGTAACCGGATTTAGGGACATACAAGATTGTGAAATGATGATCAAATCATCTGAGAATGATAAAAAGGCAGTAGTTATTGGCGGCGGGCTTCTTGGACTTGAAGCAGCACGCGGATTACTTAACCTGGGGATGCAAGTAGATGTTGTTCATCTCATGCCGGACTTAATGGAGCGCCAGTTAGATTCTATAGCCTCATCTATGTTAAAAGCGGAGCTTGAGAGCCAGGGGATGAATTTCTTAATGGAAAAGGAAACCGTTGAAATCCTCGGCGATGAAAGAGTGACTGGTCTTCGCTTTAAAGACGGATCCGAAATCGAAGCGGGTCTTGTCGTGATGGCGATCGGGATTAAGTCCAATGTGAAAATCGCTAAAAACAGCGGAATTTATGTCAACCGAGGTATTGTTGTTAATGACTTTATGGAAACGAGCATTCCTCATATTTATGCTGTCGGTGAATGTGCGGAACACCGTGAAATCGTCTATGGATTAGTTGCGCCGTTATATGAACAAGGAAAGGTTCTCGCCCACAAAATTTGCGGCTTGCCTGTGGATCCATATAAAGGTTCAGTAACTGGAACCCAATTAAAGGTTGCAGGTATTGATCTTTACTCAGCGGGTGAAATCGTCGAAGACTCTTCAACAAAAGCTATTAAGGTTCAAAATGAATTTGATGGTGTTTATAAAAAGATTTTAATTCGCGATCAGAACATAGTTGGTGTGGTTTTATATGGGGATACGAAAGATAGCACAAAATTATTCCGAATGCTGACAAAGAAAGAAGATGTCAGCGGGATGACAAGTGTTTCCCTCCTCCAATCAGAAACTGGAGAAGGAGGCAGCGGAGATGTTGCTTCCATGCCTAATGATGAGTTAGTTTGCGGCTGTAATGGTGTTACAAAAGGGGAAATCGTTGAAGCCATTCATAAACAAGGCTTAACAACCCTTGATCAGGTAAGTCACTGTACAAATGCTGGGAGATCTTGCGGCCGCTGCAAACCGTTGGTCAGCCAAATTCTTGCTCATACACTTGGGGATCAATTTGATGCGGCTGCGGCCGCTAAGACGAGCATCTGCGGCTGTACTACCTTAAGCCGTGAGGAAGTGGTTGCCGAAATTAAAGCAAAAAGCTTAACCACCGTGAAGGAAGTTATGAATGTTCTAGGCTGGAACAATGAAGAAGGTTGTACAAAATGCCGTCCGGCCATAAACTACTATCTTGGCATGATTTATAAGGATGAATATAAAGATGATCGAGATTCCCGCCTTGTCAATGAAAAAATACATGCCAACATCCAAAAGGATGGTACCTATTCAGTTGTCCCAAGGATGTATGGCGGGGTAACAACTGCAGCCGATTTGAAAAAAATCGCAGAGGTCGCTGATAAATACGATGTACCGCTTGTAAAACTAACTGGAGGACAGCGGATTGCTTTGTTTGGTGTCAAAAAAGAAGACCTGCCAAATGTATGGGCGGACCTTGATATGCCATCAGGTTATGCATATGGAAAAACGTTAAGAACAGTCAAAACATGTGTTGGCGCTCAATTTTGCCGCTATGGCACTCAGGATTCAATGGCCCTTGGCATTGCCCTTGAGAAGAAATTTGAACGGCTTGATACACCGCACAAAGTAAAAATGGGCGTATCTGCCTGTCCGAGAAACTGCTCTGAAGCTGGAATCAAAGATATCGGCTTTGTCGGAATTGATGGCGGCTGGGAAATTTATGTAGGGGGCAACGGTGGTGTAGATCTTCGCCCAGCAGATTTATTATATACAGTGAAAACCGAAGAAGAAGTTATGGAAATAACCGGAGCCTACCTTCAATACTATCGTGAAACAGCCAATTACTTAGAAAGGACTTCTAAATGGCTGGAACGTAAGGGATTGGATCATGTGAAAGAGGTGCTGGCAAATGCCGAGACCCGCAAAGCACTAAATGAGCGAATGGATGAAACATTGAAAAAGTACAATGACCCTTGGACAGAAGCCATCCAAAATGAGGAAATTAAAGATCAATATTATGCAAAACACACTATCAAGGTTGGAGAGTGAGTTCACATGCTGCAAACCATTACACGAATTCCCGTCGCCCATTATTCTAATTTGAAACAAAGAACAGGCTACTCTATTAAAATTGCCGACAAAGAAATTGCTTTATTTAAAGTAACGAACGGCTCAGTATATGCCCTTGAAAACCACAGTCCCCATCCCAAAGGCGGTGTCCTTTCCGAGGGACTGGTCAGCGGCGATTATGTATATTGTCCTGTCTATGATTGGAAAATCTCATTAATAGACGGTTTGGTCCAAGCACCAGATAAAGGAAAAGTTCAGACTTATATAGTTGAGGTAGAAGATGATATAATCTTTATTAAAATATAAAAGGCTATAGGGGAAGGATGGCATAAATGAGAATAGGGAAGGTATTTTTGGTAGGTGCAGGACCGGGAGATATTGGTTTAATTACTGTAAAAGGGTTAGAAGCTATTAAGCGGGCAGAGGTCATTTTATTTGACCGGCTTGCAAATCCAAAGCTATTGGAGTTTGCTCCGGCAAATTGTGAAATGATCTACTGCGGCAAATTGCCGGACCGTCACTTTTTACGGCAAAACCATATTAATGAATTGCTCGCGGAGAAAGCGTTAGAGGGAAAAATAGTGGTCCGTCTTAAGGGCGGTGACCCGGGCGTTTTTGGCCGTGTCGGTGAAGAAGCCGAGGTTTTAGCTCAATACCAAGTACCTTTCGAAATTATACCAGGTATTACATCGGGGGTAGCAGCCCCGCTTTATGCCGGAATTCCTGTTACACACAGGGAGCATGCGGAATCATTTGCAGTGGTAACTGCACATGACAAATCGGATGATGGACGACCGGTACTTGATTGGGAAGGCCTGGCCCGCGGTGTCGATACAATTGCATTTTACATGGGTGTTGGCAATTTGCCGTTTATTTGCGAAAATCTTTTAAAACATGGAAAGCCCGCATCTACACCAGTCATTATGATCCAGTGGGGGACATTCGGACGCCAAAAGACATTACAGGGAACACTGGCAGATATTGCGGTCAAGGCGGCTGAGGAGAAATTCAGCAACCCTGCGATTATTTTAGTGGGATCAGTGGTCTCCTTAAGGGAGAAAATCAGTTGGTTTGAGAAAAAACCACTTTACGGCAGACAAATTCTACTTGCCCGCATAGGTGTCGAATCAAGTGCTTTAGCAAAAATACTAGTGGACCAAGGTGCTGATGTGATTGAATTTCCAAAGTGGAAAAGGAAACCTGTGGAAGTCGATCTTACGAACATCACTGCTTATGACAACATTTTGTTTGCTTCACCTGAAAGTGTGACTGAATTTTTCGCTGCAGTTTTTGCAGAAAAAATAGACGTTCGAAAAATCACGGCCCATTTCTTTGGAGCGTCTATGAAAACAATAAAGACTCTAAATGGGCGAGGCTTTCATGCGAGTCTGTCAGAGGAGATACCACAAGAAGGGAGTTTGCTTCTTGTAGGAGATGAGAGCATAAAGGAAAAAGGTTATGATTCAGCTGATTACTTGGTGACAAGCAAGAAGGAACTTGACCACGCGTTCTTGCCGATTTTAAAACGGATGCTGGAGGAAGCCGCTGTAAACACGGTTGTGTTTCCATGCAGTGCTTCAGTACAGCCGGTTATTCAGGTGCTCGAAGAATGCGGTGTAATTGACGTTCGTGAGTATTTGAATAAGGTTCAAGTGATTGCCATGGGAAAACAGACGCTTGAGGCCACCGTTGCAGAGGGCATTTCGATAGCTGAGATTCCAGAAAAGGCCACAAAGGAAGCGTTGGTAGATTTTTTAACAAGAAACCAAAATTGGGTGAACCGCTAGTGAACCCCTATTATCCAATTATGCTCCGGCTTGAAGGGAAAAAAGCTCTGGTAGTTGGCGGCGGCAAGGTTGCTGAACGAAAGGTTACGGGACTGCTGGAAGCTGGAGCCATAATAACGGTAATCAGCCCTGATGTGACTGAAGGACTTAGACTCCTTGCTAATGAAGGGAAAGTTATATGGCAGCCTAAAGAATTTTCGCCCTCTGACGTAAAGGATGCCCTGCTGATTTTTGCGGCAACCAGTGATAAAAGGGCAAATCGCCTTGTGAAAGCTTCAGCACAGCCGCATCAGCTTGTAACCATGGCTGATGGCCTGGACACATCCGACTTTCATGTGCCTTCCAAGCTAAAACGCGGCCAGCTAATAATTGCTGTGTCAACAGGTGGTGCCAGCCCAACACTTGCGCGGAGAATTCGTGCAATGCTTGAAGAACAATTTGATCCATCCTATGAGGATTATTTGGAATTTCTGTTTTCCAAACGGCTTTGGATTCTTAAGAATGTAGAAGAGGCCTCCTTGAAAAGAAAGCTTTTAACCGCGATCGCCAGCAAAGTGTTTTTAACCAGCTGCAAACGGGAAGAGGACTTTATGAAAATATATAATGACCTGATAGAAGCGGATTCCTGATAGAGGGATCCGCTTTTTTCCTTTCGAGGAGACAGTTTGTTGGAGAAGTAGAGATCATGTAGCTGCCCGTATCCCTCAAAAAGGAAGCCTCTGGTAAGGAAGAGCAAAGTTAACAGCTAATGTTCATAAAAAATGGAACGATCGGGCAATTAGCTTCCTTTACTTGCCCGATAGCCCCCATCAATAAGTTAAACACTAAATAAACTTGGAAAACCAAGCAACATAATACGCAGCAGGTATAAACAGAATCTGTGCAAGAACAGTTCCAAGCAATTTCGATCCGACCATGGTCAATGAATAGCTTTTCAAATAAATATAGCTGCTTTGATTTTTGACCACCCTGTCCGCTAATACAGATGCTTTAGGATCTATAAATAAGGTTAGTAAAATCGTTGCCACTCCATTTATAATTCCTGAAGACATAACCGCGGCCTGGGCATAATCTTTCGGCACGAGCAGGGATGCATACAACGAAGAAAGCACGCCAACCGTGTAAATCCCAGTAATAATGACATTTAGGGCAAATAACCTTTTGGGAATGGTGTCCAATGTAATCCCATTTAAATCGGATATCCGCGGCATCGTTAAACACTTGCCAGCTTTCTTTAAACCTTCCGGATTAACCCATTTTCCGAATAAAGAGATAATAGAACCCCGTTCATTCGACAATTGGACAATGGCTCTTGAAAATATGCGAATGAAAGTAGGGAATAGCAGAATCCCCAAACAAACTCCGAATGTTGTTACCCCAATCAAAATCCGATATTGTTCCGCAATGAAAACGAGCTTATGTGCCTTGGGTGCATCAGCAATCAGCTTTGCTGTCAGAGGCTGTTGGATCATCGTTGAAAATCTTGAGAGGATGACCATCGTGCTAAACAAAGAAAGAGCTGTGGCAATTAACCGTACCCGGGCACCGGAAATCCTTATGGAATAGGCTAGTGTTTCAATCATCGTAATGATCAAAAGAAAAATGGAAATAATGATTAATTTATTGGTAATCAAACTCATGAATAAGCTCCTTACACACTAAAATAAACCTTATTTTATAACACTTGATTTAAAAAGGAAATGACCTTTATTACAGCAATTCTAGATGAAGATGTAAAAGGAAAAATAGGATAAATTTCCCGATTTACGAAAAATTTTCAGAAAAGTAGTTCCATTTTTAAAAAACGTGTTATATAATACAAAACAAAGATTGTTACTGTATTATAACAAAGAGGTGATCAAGTTCATGTCGACGCAAACAAGGGGTATTGAAGTAGTTGGGGCCTTGAGGGCTCAGTATGACGAGATTCTAACACCTGAAGCATTACAATTCATCGAAGAATTAGAACGGAATTTCGGAACACGAAGAGTGGAACTGTTACAGTCCAGAAAAATACGTCAGGAAGAAATTAATAATGGAAAATTACCGGACTTCCTTCCTGAAACCAAGCATATCCGAAACAGTGAATGGACCATTGCTCCGCTGCCACAGGATCTTCAAGATCGCCGGGTGGAAATTACCGGTCCGACGGATAGAAAGATGGTCATCAACGCGATGAACTCAGGTGCTAAATTGTTCATGGCGGATTTTGAAGATGCTACTTCACCAAAATGGGAAAATATCGTTGAAGGACAAATCAATCTTAGAGATGCAGTAAATCGGACGATCTGTTTTGCAAACCCCACTGGGAAAAAGTACGAATTAAAAGAAAAAACAGCTGTGCTAATGGTAAGACCGCGGGGGCTGCACTTGGAAGAAAAGCATATGTTATTGGACGGAAAACCAATGTCCGGCAGTTTTATTGATTTTGGATTGTACTTTTTTCATAACGTTCACACCCTAAAGGCAAAAGGAACAGGTCCATATTTTTACCTGCCTAAGCTTGAAAGCTATTTGGAAGCAAGGCTTTGGAATGATGTTTTTATTTTTGCTCAAGAAAAGCTTGGCATCCTACAAGGCACCATTAAAGCAACGGTTTTAATCGAAACCATTTTGGCAGCATTTGAAATGGACGAAATTCTGTTTGAGTTAAAGGAACATTCTGCCGGGTTAAACTGCGGGAGATGGGATTATATTTTCAGCTACTTGAAAAAGCTGCGCAGTCAAAAGGATGTTATTCTTCCAGACCGCTCGCAGGTGACGATGACTGTACCTTTCATGCGATCTTACTCATTACTTACCATACAAACTTGTCACCGCCGCAAAGCTCCGGCAATGGGCGGAATGGCGGCACAAATTCCAATTAAAAATAACCCGCAGGCAAACGAAGAAGCATATGCCAAAGTACGGGCGGATAAAGAACGGGAAGCGCGTGACGGCCATGATGGGACATGGGTAGCCCATCCGGGACTTGTACCGGTAGCAATGGAAGTTTTCAACCGTGAAATGCCAACACCTAACCAAATTCATACGCCAAAACAACAGAAAATTACCGTTACTGCACAAGATTTATTGGAAATTCCAAATGGAACGATTACAGAAGAAGGCGTGCGAACTAATATTAATGTAGGTATTCAGTATGTAGCATCATGGCTGGCAGGAAGAGGCGCCGTACCCATCCATAATTTGATGGAAGATGCAGCAACAGCAGAAATTTCACGCGCCCAGCTTTGGCAGTGGATTCGCCATCCAAAAGGATTATTGAAAGATGGCCGCAAAATAACCGCTGAAATGTATCAAGAGTTAAAGCAAGAAGAATTGGAAAAAATCAAGCAGGAAATCGGTGCTGAAAACATTGTTTCAGGACACTTGGATGCAGCTGAAAAACTATTTGACCGTTTAATTCTAAATGACGAATTTGTCGATTTCTTAACATTGCCGGGGTACGAATTACTTTAGTTTTCGGCTATGTTAAAGAACATTGTAGATATATACACACTGTTGATTAGAGCGGTAATAAATTTCCATGTTATAAAAAATATTTTAATAAATTAATAGGAGGAATTAAAAATGACGGATGTAAGAGTTGCTCAATTACAAGAAAGCTGGGAAATGGATTCACGTTGGAAAGGAATTACTAGACCATATACGGCTGAAGATGTGGTGAAGTTGCGCGGGTCCATTGATATTGAACATACATTAGCCAAAAAAGGTGCTGAAAAGCTTTGGAAGCTTTTAAATGAAGAAGATTACATCCATGCTCTCGGCGCTTTAACTGGAAATCAGGCTGTTCAGCAAGTGAAAGCTGGCTTGAAAGCTATTTACTTAAGCGGTTGGCAGGTGGCCGCAGATGCTAACCTTTCCGGACATATGTATCCGGACCAAAGTTTGTACCCAGCAAACAGTGTTCCAAATGTCGTTAAACGGATTAATCAGGCATTGCAGCGTGCCGACCAAATCCACCATGGAGAAGGTGATCACTCCATTGACTGGTTTGCCCCCATTGTGGCAGATGCTGAAGCAGGTTTTGGCGGTCAATTAAACTGCTTTGAGTTAATGAAAGGCATGATTGAAGCCGGCGCTTCAGGTGTTCATTTTGAGGATCAGTTGTCTTCCGAGAAAAAATGCGGTCACTTGGGCGGTAAAGTTCTTCTTCCGACACAAACTGCCGTCCGCAATCTTATTGCAGCACGTTTGGCCGCAGATGTTATGGGTGTCCCAACCGTATTAGTTGCTCGTACTGACGCAAATGCTGCAGATTTAATTACAAGCGATATCGATATGAATGATGCTCCGTTCATTACAGGAGAACGCACTACAGAGGGATTCTTCCGTACAAAGGCTGGAATTGATCAAGCCATCAGCCGCGGCTTAGCATATGCTCGATATGCAGACTTAATCTGGTGTGAAACTTCTGAACCAAACATTGAAGAAGCCCGTCGCTTTGCTGAGGCCATCCATGAAAAATTCCCTGGAAAATTGCTTGCCTACAACTGTTCCCCTTCCTTCAACTGGAAGAAGAAGCTTGATGAAGAAACAATCGCGAAATTCCAAAAAGAACTGGGGGAAATGGGATATAAGTTCCAATTCGTTACCCTTGCTGGTTTCCATGCATTGAACCACAGTATGTTTGAGCTTGCACGCAGTTATAAAGAACACGGCATGGCAGCGTATTCTGAATTGCAACAGGCGGAATTTTCCAGCGAGCAATACGGCTACACAGCCACCCGCCACCAGCGTGAAGTTGGTACAGGTTACTTCGATCAAGTATCCATGGTTATTTCTGGCGGAACCTCCTCTACTACTGCATTAAAAGGATCAACCGAAGAAGAACAATTTACAGGCACTAAATAATCATGTTGACATGGAAATCCTTCTCTCCTTTTGGAGAGAAGGGTTTTTATCTTCCACTAAGGAATCCTATGGAAAACAGTAGGTCAGATTGATAATTACTCAATGGAACCTTTCGTCTACCATTGACATACATAGTAGTAGCCTTTTGGAATGGAGAGGATGTAAATGAAAAAGCCTACAGTTGAAGATGTGTTAAACCAAGGAATATATGGGCCGTTAGAAACAAAGCCGGAGGAGCGGAGGGAATTTTTGGGGACATTGCGAGAGCGTGTCATCGTCGTACTTACCAAAAGGCAGGTAGCCGAACCAAAGGTATATCCACAAATTGAGAAATTTATGAAGGAATATCCTAAGGCTCGCCTGTTCTTAAATGGGGGATTAAGCTATGGAGAGTTGTCTAAATATATTAAAATTGCCGCTAAAATGAAAGTAGAGCACACAATTGTGACCAATAAAAGCCACGATACTGAGATGGGGCTGGTTTTGGCAATGGATTTTGCGATTGACAAGGAGGATATTTACCTGACAAAAAATATTGAACCAATTAAAGTAGTGAAAAAAAATAAGAGCCTATTGCAAAAAATCTTTAAAAAGAGGAAAAAGGATTAAATTCATTTTTAGAGCCATAAACTTCCCTTTCCTTAAGGCGACTTTGTGCAACATATATTTCATCCAATATATACCATTCCTGTGATAATATTTCCACTAGTCATAGATTGCCCAAGGGTACATAAAATACTAGAAGCAAAAGTGCAAAGGTATGAAACCTGGTAGTCACTTTGGCATTTATTATTCAGGGGCAGACTTTGTATTTTGTATGGCAGATTGGCATTTCCGTTGGAGGAATAGATATGAAAGCACAATTAGCAATATGGGCGGGGAAAACGGCAGGGGCACTTAGTAAGGTAATGGGTAATAGCGGGAGCACCATTCCCGGAGTGGTCGCCAGGAAAGTGGACATCAGATTTCTTCGTCAGTTAAGGAAGCATACAAATACGATTATTTATATTACAGGAACCAATGGAAAAACTACGACTACAAACTTGATAGCCCATCTTCTGGAATCTTCAGGAAAAAAGGTCATTTCCAATCGGGAGGGGGCTAATATGGTCACAGGGATTGCCGCCGCCATTGTTCGAAATGCCCCAGTTATTGGGTGGCCTAAAAATGATATTGCAGTGATGGAAGTAGATGAGGCAAGTCTTCCAAAAGCAGTCATCGATTGTCCGCCAGATTATTTGATCGTCATGAATTTCTTTCGTGACCAACTGGATCGATATGGTGAAGTTGATTTGTTAATAGATAAAATGAAAGATTGTCTAAGAAAGATTGATGTTAAGCTTATCCTAAATGCAGATGACCCGCTTGTTCATCGGTTTTCTGAGTTGGAAAAGGATCAAATATATGTAGGATTTGAGGCGAATGCTGGACGTTTTCCATCCTGCAAAATGAGTGAATCAAAATATTGCCCAGATTGTCAAAATGAACTGACTTACAGCGATATACATTATGCACAATTAGGCCATTATCATTGCTCTTGCGGATTTTCGCGGCCTCAAGTAACAATGGCGGCTAAAAGGGTCTCTCAGGGTGCAAAAGGGCTTAAAATTGTAATTGAGGATGAGGAATATACAACCAAATTAAAAGGAATGTACAATGCCTATAATGCTCTGTTTGCCATAAGCGCGTGCCAATTGCTGGGTTTGGCGCCAAAAGAAATTAGGACAGGGCTTGTTACCAGCCAAAAAGCTGAAGGAAGAATGCAAGAATTTATTATTGGAAGAGATGTTTGGAGGCTGAATCTTGTTAAAAATCCAGCAGGAGCTAATGTCACTCTATCTGAGTTTTTTCAGAGGAAGCAAAGAAAGCAGTTGATCTTTTGCCTAAATGACTATCCAGCTGATGGTGAAGATATCTCCTGGATCTGGGATATTGATATGGAGATTGCCGATAAATCAGAGGTTGATGCTTATATCGCCAGCGGAACGAGGGCGTATGATGCTGCACTAAGATTGAAATACGCAGGAATTTCGGAAGAGAAAATCAGAGTTATTCCTAGTTTAAAGCAAGCCGTTCTTTATGCAATAAATAAGGAAATTCCAGTAAATATTATGGCTACCTATACATGCCTGACACCTCTCGTTAGGATATTATCAGAGGAAGAAAGAAAAAGAAGGGAGGGAAACCTTGGAGCTGCTACTGTACCACTTTTGCCCAGACACGCTAAACTTGTATGGGGACAAAGGAAATATCATCTGCTTAATGAAACGATGCGAGTGGCGGGGAATCAACGTTCGGGTCGTGGAAATAAAGAATCCTGAAGATGCAGATGCATCTGGCTGTGATATCTTTATGATTGGGGGAGGCAGTGATCGGGAGCAATC
Above is a genomic segment from Neobacillus endophyticus containing:
- a CDS encoding MurT ligase domain-containing protein, with the translated sequence MKAQLAIWAGKTAGALSKVMGNSGSTIPGVVARKVDIRFLRQLRKHTNTIIYITGTNGKTTTTNLIAHLLESSGKKVISNREGANMVTGIAAAIVRNAPVIGWPKNDIAVMEVDEASLPKAVIDCPPDYLIVMNFFRDQLDRYGEVDLLIDKMKDCLRKIDVKLILNADDPLVHRFSELEKDQIYVGFEANAGRFPSCKMSESKYCPDCQNELTYSDIHYAQLGHYHCSCGFSRPQVTMAAKRVSQGAKGLKIVIEDEEYTTKLKGMYNAYNALFAISACQLLGLAPKEIRTGLVTSQKAEGRMQEFIIGRDVWRLNLVKNPAGANVTLSEFFQRKQRKQLIFCLNDYPADGEDISWIWDIDMEIADKSEVDAYIASGTRAYDAALRLKYAGISEEKIRVIPSLKQAVLYAINKEIPVNIMATYTCLTPLVRILSEEERKRREGNLGAATVPLLPRHAKLVWGQRKYHLLNETMRVAGNQRSGRGNKES